The following are encoded together in the Peromyscus leucopus breed LL Stock chromosome 1, UCI_PerLeu_2.1, whole genome shotgun sequence genome:
- the LOC114684575 gene encoding LOW QUALITY PROTEIN: interferon-induced protein with tetratricopeptide repeats 1-like (The sequence of the model RefSeq protein was modified relative to this genomic sequence to represent the inferred CDS: inserted 1 base in 1 codon): MGENAEGDQVKENLIELNCHFTWNLLKDFDIPDLEMRISEELEFLDSKNQVGMFNLRAYVKHLKGQHEEALQSLKEAEALIQGEQLGQRNLVTWSNCAWVHYHMGSLAETQAYLDKVENTGKELGSSFRYNMGYAETEYEIGWVYLKSGRDNYRPAKYCFKRALSVDPENPLYNLGYAVAAYHTDIHDDNISLEPLRKAVSLNPEDPNIKVYLALKLQDLGEAAEAETHIEEALSSTSCQHYTFRSIAKYYRRKGCIDKALPLLQRALQESPASGYLHYQLGLCYHRQVMQLRTSPDKPAQRQAAQQAVLEFQETVKLRPRFEMAYVCMAEVQAEIGQHEEAEANFKKXLNMKKRYRNLECHKEQDIHLRYGRFQHFHRKSEDEAITHFLIGLHLKEETFVWKKLLARLERMVTRRARLHVRIVESYCLLGFIHKLKGDKESALQYYELALRLSGEVNRKF; this comes from the exons agagaatgctgaaGGTGATCAGGTCAAGGAGAATCTGATTGAACTGAATTGTCACTTCACATGGAATCTGTTGAAAGACTTTGACATACCTGATTTGGAAATGAGGATCTCTGAGGAGCTTGAATTTCTAGACAGCAAAAACCAAGTGGGGATGTTCAACCTCAGGGCCTATGTGAAACACCTGAAAGGCCAGCATGAGGAAGCCCTGCAGAGCTTGAAAGAAGCAGAAGCTTTGATCCAGGGAGAGCAGTTGGGCCAGAGAAACCTGGTGACCTGGAGCAACTGTGCCTGGGTGCATTACCACATGGGCAGCCTGGCAGAAACCCAGGCCTACCTGGACAAGGTGGAGAACACTGGCAAGGAATTGGGCAGTTCATTCCGCTATAATATGGGGTATGCTGAGACGGAATATGAGATAGGCTGGGTCTATCTGAAGAGTGGACGAGACAATTATAGACCAGCCAAGTACTGCTTTAAAAGAGCTCTGAGTGTGGATCCTGAAAACCCTTTATACAACCTTGGCTATGCAGTTGCAGCCtatcacacagacattcatgatGATAATATCTCTCTAGAACCACTAAGGAAGGCTGTCAGTTTAAATCCAGAAGATCCGAATATTAAAGTTTATCTTGCACTGAAGCTTCAGGATTTAGGAGAAGCAGCTGAAGCAGAAACACACATTGAAGAAGCCCTGAGTAGCACATCCTGCCAACACTATACATTTCGATCTATAGCCAAGTATTACCGAAGGAAAGGCTGCATAGACAAGGCTCTCCCTCTGTTACAGAGGGCCTTGCAGgagtcacctgcctctggctaCCTGCATTACCAACTAGGGCTCTGCTACCATAGACAAGTGATGCAACTGAGAACATCCCCCGATAAGCCGGCCCAAAGGCAGGCGGCACAACAGGCCGTTCTTGAATTTCAAGAGACTGTGAAACTCAGGCCCAGATTTGAGATGGCTTATGTTTGCATGGCTGAAGTTCAGGCAGAAATTGGCCAacatgaagaagcagaggcaaattTCAAGA GCCTGAACATGAAGAAACGGTACAGGAATCTTGAGTGTCACAAAGAGCAGGATATTCATTTACGCTATGGCCGTTTCCAACACTTTCATCGGAAATCAGAGGATGAGGCGATCACCCACTTCTTAATAGGTCTTCATCTGAAAGAAGAAACCTTTGTCTGGAAGAAACTACTTGCAAGGTTAGAGAGAATGGTCACAAGACGTGCTCGCCTGCATGTTCGAATTGTGGAGAGCTATTGCTTGCTGGGCTTCATCCACAAACTGAAGGGGGACAAGGAATCGGCCCTGCAGTACTATGAATTGGCTCTGCGGCTGTCTGGGGAAGTGAACCGTAAGTTTTGA